A window of Phocoena phocoena chromosome 6, mPhoPho1.1, whole genome shotgun sequence contains these coding sequences:
- the LOC136124066 gene encoding centriolin-like: MKKGPQQKISKAKMPPSSHSPSPSSVTSNMRSRSLSPLSGSETLPFHSGRQWYEQVEIIGENPMLLDYQDHQEADSHEGVRYITEALVKKLTKQDNLALVKSLNLSLSKDGGKKFRYIENLEKCVKLEILNLSHNLIGKMEKVDKLLKLRELNLSYNKICKIEGIENMHNLQKLNLAGNEIEHIPVWLGKKLKCLRVLNLKGNKISSLQDVSKLKPLQDLTSVTLAENPVVTLPHYLQFTIFHLRSLESLEGQPVTTQDRQEAFERFSLEEVERLERDLEKKVMETEELKSKQTRFLEEIKNQDKLNKSLKEEAMLQKQSCEELESNLNTKNELVSPYFTLP; this comes from the exons ATGAAGAAAGGTCCTCAGCAAAAAATTTCCAAAGCAAAGATGCCACCATCATCTCACTCTCCTAGTCCATCATCTGTTACGTCCAATATGAGATCTAGGTCACTTTCACCTTTAAGTGGATCCGAGACTCTACCTTTTCATTCTGGAAGACAGTGGTATGAGCAAGTtgagattataggtgaaaaccCTATGCTTTTGGACTACCAAGACCATCAAG AAGCTGATTCACATGAAGGAGTTCGATATATTACCGAGGCCCTGGTTAAAAAACTTACTAAACAGGACAATTTGGCCTTGGTAAAATCTCTGAACCTTTCACTTTCTAAAGATGGTGGCAAGAAATTTAGG TATATcgaaaatttggaaaaatgtgttAAACTTGAAATACTGAATCTCAGCCATAATCTAATAGGGAAGATGGAGAAGGTAGACAAGCTGTTGAAATTACGTGAGCTCAACTTATCATATAACAAAATCTG CAAAATTGAAGGTATAGAAAATATGCATAATCTGCAAAAGCTAAACCTTGCGGGAAATGAAATTGAACATATTCCAGTATGGTTAGGGAAGAAGTTAAAATGTTTGCGAGTCCTCAATCTGAAAGGCAACAAGATATCATCG CTCCAAGATGTAAGCAAATTGAAACCCCTTCAAGATTTGACTTCTGTGACCCTAGCTGAAAATCCAGTTGTGACCCTTCCTCATTACCTCCAGTTCACCATTTTTCACCTCCGTTCACTGGAAAGTTTGGAAGGTCAGCCAGTAACCACTCAGGACAGACAGGAAGCTTTTGAGAGATTCAGTTTAG AAGAGGTAGAAAGACTGGAAAGAGACCTGGAGAAGAAGGTGATGGAAACTGAAGagcttaaaagcaaacaaacaaggttCCTCgaggaaattaaaaatcaagataaGTTGAACAAATCATTAAAAGAGGAGGCCATGTTACAAAAACAGAGCTGTGAGGAACTAGAGAGTAACCTAAACACGAAAAATGAACTGGTAAGTCCGTATTTTACATTGCCTTGA